CATGACAGCGAGAGAATATTTCCCACCGTTGCCACTGGAATACTTCCTTGACACAAACGTCCCCGTAGCAGCAACACAGGAGGGTAACATGACGTTGGACGCCCGATCCGCCTCAATATCTGAGCTGATGTTGTCCGAACGTGAGCGCGACATCCTGCGTCTGGTTGCCCACGGGTACTCCAACATCCAGATTAGCTTGGAACTCAATCTTGCGGAAAAGACTATCCGCAATCAGGTCTGCGATATCTACGCCACCTTGGGTGTCAGTACCCGTGTACTTGCCGTGCGCTGGGCTCTGCGCGTCGGGCTTGCCAGCCTTAACCCCTCGCCCGTTGAACAGGAACAGGGGCACTGACCAGGGACGCGCGCCCAGGGTGAAAACTATTCACATAGCCAAGCAGTAAAGGATTTAAGCAGTGATAAACGTGGGGCCGAGGCTATAGAAGCAGTGATGTGGGCTGTCAGATCAGGGCATTCGACATCCAACCCATGACCAGCGGTCCACGAGATGAATCAGGCATATCTTCATTGTCGAGACGAAATCTAGGTGAACGGTCAGCAGACTTCGCATAGCCTCTGGTGCTTCTCCCGTGGTGGAATTACGCCTGGTTTCTCCACATTGGCCGATGGTCCATGAGTTTAGGTACGCCTAAAAACTCCTAGACGCACCCTTGTGGACAAGACGCGTACCACGAGGGTGGGTTGGCGAGCCTGATAGATCAGTGGCCGAACACTTGTGCTCACTCACCGATACGCTCCTGGAAAACCGACATTTCCTC
This DNA window, taken from Deinococcus aerolatus, encodes the following:
- a CDS encoding helix-turn-helix domain-containing protein, with amino-acid sequence MTLDARSASISELMLSERERDILRLVAHGYSNIQISLELNLAEKTIRNQVCDIYATLGVSTRVLAVRWALRVGLASLNPSPVEQEQGH